From a single Rhodospirillales bacterium genomic region:
- a CDS encoding c-type cytochrome encodes MSFAGLSKPEQRAEVIAYLRENSENPPPLPEPQAKEAAPPATSGESTGEAQAEPQADGPASAPADAEGSAPPQEGGPAPAEGEATQQPQAEQPQAEQPQAEQPQAEQTQAEQTQAAAEGEAAKPEGTTGETPAAEEGGNGLAALLASGDAGAGEKVFRKCKACHTIEKDGGNRVGPNLWNVVGRDIAAAEGFSYSDSLSSLEGEWTYQDLSAYLEDPKGFSPGNKMSFAGLKKPKDRADVILYLREHSDEPPALP; translated from the coding sequence ATGAGCTTTGCCGGGCTCAGCAAGCCGGAACAGCGCGCCGAGGTCATCGCCTATCTCCGCGAGAACAGCGAAAACCCGCCGCCGCTGCCGGAGCCTCAGGCGAAGGAGGCCGCGCCCCCCGCCACGTCAGGAGAGTCAACGGGCGAGGCTCAGGCGGAGCCCCAAGCGGACGGGCCCGCCTCCGCGCCGGCAGATGCCGAAGGATCTGCGCCTCCCCAAGAGGGCGGCCCAGCGCCGGCGGAGGGAGAGGCGACGCAGCAACCCCAGGCAGAGCAACCCCAGGCAGAGCAACCCCAGGCAGAGCAACCCCAAGCCGAGCAAACCCAGGCGGAGCAAACCCAGGCGGCGGCCGAAGGGGAGGCTGCCAAACCAGAGGGCACGACCGGTGAGACCCCCGCGGCCGAGGAGGGCGGCAATGGGTTGGCGGCGCTGCTGGCGTCCGGGGACGCCGGGGCTGGAGAGAAGGTGTTCCGCAAGTGCAAGGCGTGTCACACCATAGAAAAGGACGGCGGCAACCGGGTCGGCCCGAATTTGTGGAACGTGGTCGGCCGCGACATAGCCGCTGCCGAAGGGTTCAGCTATTCCGATTCCCTATCCAGCCTTGAAGGCGAATGGACCTATCAGGATCTGTCCGCCTATCTTGAGGACCCGAAAGGGTTCTCGCCTGGCAACAAGATGAGCTTTGCCGGACTGAAGAAGCCCAAGGACCGCGCCGATGTTATCCTGTACTTGCGCGAGCACAGCGATGAACCGCCCGCGCTGCCGTGA